A single window of Nicotiana sylvestris chromosome 5, ASM39365v2, whole genome shotgun sequence DNA harbors:
- the LOC104222051 gene encoding phosphatidylinositol-3-phosphatase myotubularin-1, whose protein sequence is MYRSRSARSPNLREPDIRLAESDKIEGAGGWDALEWTKIDPVARPVPIGVKQFLLADEYVVVEGYGVVLVNTDDAGTLFVTNFRLLFLSEGSRDIIALGTVPLATIEKFQKIVMKLPSGQRQPEKTGSQRLLQIIGKDMRIIVFGFRPRTKQRRAVYDALLRCARPTRLWDLYAFAGGHSRFSNTNPKVRLLNEYCRLLGMGFCQASIRAIEDGSFTLSNEYWRISSVNSNYTMSPTYPFALLLPKSISDDKVLQACTFRARCRLPAITWCDRGTGAVLARSSQPLVGLMMNMRSNADENLVAALCTQTAGEKRRKLYIADARPRKNALANGAMGGGSESSANYFQSEIVFFGIDNIHAMRESLGRLRDYLDTHGTTSSDGMSSFLRHGGWSWGGGNLSSMSASVSTLGDTGWLIHVQTVLAGSAWIAARVALESASVLVHCSDGWDRTTQLVSLASLLLDPYYRTIKGFQALVEKDWLAFGHPFSDRLGMPTISGSGNMPFELSRQASTGSLPSSPMRQVSGSSSSQAQNSSHAQNQNSPIFLQWVDCVAQLLRMYPFAFEFSSAFLVDLLDCMLSCRFGNFLCNSEKEREQAGISDACGCLYMYLAELRASEGSSHAHYNLFYDPLKHDGPLLPPAAALAPTVWPQFHLRWACPSEAQGGEVEAECRKLTRKFSELQRAKEAAETRLNEISVTVESLVTELRNEKLVSTSARDAVKRASKETATIKRAVQSLGFNVYFSVDGDCNVCIESNPTEIPQRSVCSVSTTNSNGSVHGSEKSDLSEPVTVMQDDVSDNPLIQVCESLCPMHSRDSGCRWPNPGCAKFRSQFVGLKANFDAFDRLPIYDNYFGT, encoded by the exons ATGTATCGGAGTCGGTCGGCGCGATCCCCGAACCTCCGTGAACCGGACATTCGACTCGCCGAGTCCGATAAAATTGAAGGTGCCGGTGGTTGGGACGCCCTTGAATGGACTAAAATCGAT CCTGTTGCCAGGCCGGTTCCAATTGGAGTGAAACAATTCTTGCTGGCGGATGAGTATGTTGTAGTAGAG GGTTATGGGGTAGTTCTTGTCAACACTGATGATGCTGGAACCTTATTTGTGACTAATTTTCGCCTCCTTTTCTTG AGTGAAGGGTCTAGAGATATCATTGCACTTGGCACAGTACCATTGGCGACCATTGAGAAGTTCCAGAAAATT GTTATGAAGCTTCCATCAGGTCAGCGTCAGCCTGAAAAGACTGGTTCACAGCGATTGCTTCAGATCATTG GCAAAGATATGAGAATCATTGTCTTTGGTTTTCGTCCTCGAACCAAGCAG AGGCGTGCTGTCTATGATGCATTATTACGGTGTGCAAGGCCTACAAGGTTATGGGATCTCTATGCATTTGCCGGTGGCCATTCCAGGTTTAGTAACACGAATCCCAAAGTAAGGCTGTTGAATGAGTACTGCCGACTTCTTGGGATGGGGTTCTGTCAAGCTTCTATCCGTGCTATTGAAGATGGGTCATTCACACTCTCAAATGAGTATTGGAGAATAAGCAGTGTGAACTCTAATTACACAATGTCTCCAACTTATCCATTTGCTTTACTCTTACCAAAGTCCATAAG TGATGACAAAGTGCTGCAGGCTTGTACATTCCGTGCACGGTGTAGGCTGCCAGCCATAACATGGTGTGACAGAG GAACTGGGGCTGTTCTTGCACGTTCTTCTCAGCCGCTAGTTGGCCTCATGATGAATATGAGAAG CAATGCAGATGAGAATCTAGTTGCTGCACTGTGTACTCAAACTGCTGGAGAGAAACGGAG GAAGCTATATATTGCTGATGCAAGGCCCAGGAAAAATGCTTTAGCAAATGGGGCAATGGGAGGTGGATCAGAGTCATCTGCAAACTATTTTCAGTCTGAG ATTGTTTTCTTTGGCATCGATAATATACATGCAATGAGGGAGAGTCTTGGTCGGCTTAGAGACTATTTAGATACTCATGGTACTACTTCATCAGATGGAATGTCATCTTTTCTG AGGCATGGTGGATGGAGTTGGGGCGGAGGCAATCTCAGCAGTATGTCTGCTTCAGTTTCTACACTGGGAGACACTGGGTGGTTAATACATGTTCAAACTGTCCTGGCTGGTTCTGCTTGGATTGCTGCACGTGTTGCACTAGAATCAGCTTCCGTTCTTGTTCATTGCAG CGATGGATGGGATCGAACTACGCAATTGGTCTCACTTGCCAGCTTGCTACTTGACCCATACTATCGTACAATTAAAGGATTTCAG GCACTTGTAGAGAAAGATTGGCTTGCATTTGGTCATCCATTTTCAGATCGTCTGGGAATGCCCACTATATCTGGAAGTGGCAACATGCCGTTTGAATTATCTCGTCAGGCTTCGACTGGAAGTTTACCTTCATCACCCATGCGGCAAGTGTCAGGGTCATCCTCATCTCAAGCTCAAAATTCATCTCATGCACAGAACCAAAATTCCCCCATTTTCTTGCAG TGGGTTGACTGTGTTGCACAGTTGTTAAGGATGTACCCTTTTGCCTTCGAGTTCTCTTCG GCTTTCCTGGTGGATCTTCTGGATTGCATGCTTTCTTGCCGTTTTGGAAACTTTTTGTGCAATAG CGAGAAGGAAAGAGAGCAAGCTGGTATTTCTGATGCTTGTGGATGCCTGTATATGTATTTAGCTGAACTACGGGCATCGGAAGGAAGCTCTCATGCGCATTACAACCTGTTCTATGACCCGTTGAAACATGATGGTCCGTTACTACCACCAGCAGCAGCTTTAGCTCCAACTGTTTGGCCTCAGTTTCACCTTCGTTGGGCTTGCCCGTCGGAGGCACAAGGTGGAGAAGTTGAGGCAGAATGCAGGAAGCTGACGAGAAAATTCTCTGAGCTGCAAAGG GCAAAAGAAGCAGCAGAAACAAGACTGAACGAAATAAGTGTCACAGTGGAGTCCTTAGTTACAGAATTGAGAAATGAGAAACTTGTGAGCACCTCTGCCAGGGATGCTGTAAAAAGAGCCAGCAAAGAAACTGCTACTATAAAGCGTGCGGTACAATCTTTGGGTTTTAATGTCTATTTTTCAGTAGATGGAGACTGTAATGTATGCATTGAAAGCAACCCAACAGAAATTCCTCAGCGTTCTGTCTGCTCAGTTTCTACAACAAATTCTAATGGTTCAGTACATGGCAGTGAGAAATCAGACCTCTCTGAACCTGTTACAGTGATGCAAGATGATGTTTCCGACAATCCTCTCATCCAAGTTTGTGAATCGTTGTGCCCTATGCACAGTAGAGACAGTGGGTGCAGGTGGCCAAATCCTGGTTGTGCCAAGTTTCGGAGCCAATTTGTTGGTTTGAAGGCCAACTTTGATGCATTTGATCGCCTTCCGATATACGACAATTATTTCGGAACTTAA
- the LOC104222050 gene encoding uncharacterized protein, translated as MAETTTTISNDSIPNPDAGKDDKPNNNPIFSLLCSFLQLFKPPLPNKKKIEPTATTSEAKPTEVSGEEEKQNPAVVKFPRQELPSLKLESEGAEPDTNPVVLWQVYAIGGFFILRWAWTRWNERRGNGRPSNDEPPPSQD; from the exons ATGGCGGAAACCACAACAACAATCTCCAATGACTCAATTCCGAACCCAGATGCTGGAAAAGATGACAAACCCAACAATAATCCAATTTTCTCATTACTCTGCAGTTTCCTTCAGCTCTTCAAACCGCCACTACCCAATAAGAAGAAGATAGAACCCACTGCTACTACTTCAGAGGCCAAACCAACTGAAGTTTCAGGTGAAGAGGAAAAGCAAAACCCTGCTGTAGTGAAGTTTCCACGTCAGGAGTTGCCTTCTTTGAAGCTCGAATCAGAAGGGGCTGAACCCGATACTAACCCCGTCGTTTTGTGGCAG GTTTATGCTATCGGCGGGTTCTTTATTTTAAGATGGGCTTGGACAAGGTGGAATGAACGTCGTGGAAATGGGAGGCCATCCAATGACGAACCTCCTCCCAGTCAAGACTAG